The Planktothrix agardhii NIES-204 genomic interval CAGTGTCGGTAGTCAGACTAAAGGGCTTTTGGTTAATGCCGATGGTTCTGTGGATATCTATTTCGGCCCGAAACCGCCTGCTGGCAAGGAGAATAATTGGGTACAAACAATTCCTGAAACGGGTTGGAACACGATTCTTCGGCTTTATAGCCCGCTTGAGCCTTGGTTTGACAAGACTTGGCGACCAGGGGAAATCGAGTTACTGAAATAGCCCTATCCAGAATATTTCTTGATCCTCGATCTGTAGATTGAATTGAGGTGATAAAATCAAACATTACCTTTTTTCTCGCTAATAAAATCGGAGTTCTCACTTCGTCAGAGAGAGAGATTGCAGTAACTCGACAATGAGGTTATCATTTCTCATAGTTGGGTTGCGTTCCTTAACCCAACCTACAAGATCAGCGATCGCACTCAATTGGATCAGCATTTAGCGGAACGGACTTGGTTAGAATTAGGACATCCCACGATCGCCGATGTAGCCGTGTTTCCCTATGTCGCTTTAGCAGGTGATGGGCAGATTGATCTCAGTCCCTATGCCAATGTTTTAAG includes:
- a CDS encoding glutathione S-transferase domain-containing protein; amino-acid sequence: MDQHLAERTWLELGHPTIADVAVFPYVALAGDGQIDLSPYANVLSWIERVKKLPGFVGMIGIKELVTA